The Syngnathus typhle isolate RoL2023-S1 ecotype Sweden linkage group LG6, RoL_Styp_1.0, whole genome shotgun sequence genome has a window encoding:
- the LOC133155297 gene encoding pannexin-1-like isoform X2, whose translation MAIAHVATEYVFSDFLLKDPNQARYRSVRTELAVDKMVTCVAVGLPLLLISLAFAQEVSVGTQISCFAPSNFSWRQAAYVDSYCWASVHTHTLPLWLHKFFPYILLLVAMVTYSPALFWRFWSAPLLQSDLGFIMEELDRCYNRAVTLAKRMTTDALQGADSDPTEGCFNYPLVEKFLTTKRFSHVLLTRYLLCRGLTLVTLLCACLYLGYYLRLASLTDDFGCTLRVGLLVNDSTVPEKVQCKLIAVGVFTLLSMVNLIIFSGLIPLVIYASLRPLLCHRYAHFLETYQSLPTVSVLPTPTGQWDDLSLYLLFLEENISELKSYKYIKVLELLKKGGECSGEDFDAMGLLQTLCLVKMDTVDAKKAAAKPDQLVIHEEEPDKNNSARRNKHEDEGTVGTEMQELTPLVPGNGDVTDGKTNSGGGALRQRAM comes from the exons ATGGCCATCGCCCACGTAGCCACCGAGTACGTGTTCAGCGACTTTCTCCTGAAGGATCCCAACCAGGCTCGATACCGCAGCGTACGCACCGAGTTAGCGGTGGACAAGATGGTGACCTGCGTGGCCGTGggtcttcctctcctcctcatCTCTCTGGCCTTCGCGCAGGAAGTATCCGTCG GGACTCAGATTAGCTGCTTCGCTCCCAGCAACTTTTCATGGAGACAGGCGGCGTACGTCGATTCGTACTGCTGGGCGtccgtgcacacgcacacgctgcCTCTGTGGTTGCACAAG TTCTTCCCGTACATCCTGCTGCTGGTGGCCATGGTGACTTACAGTCCGGCATTGTTCTGGAGGTTCTGGTCGGCGCCGTTGCTCCAGTCGGACCTTGGCTTCATCATGGAGGAGCTGGACCGATGTTACAACCGAGCCGTCACGCTCGCCAAGCGAATGACCACCGACGCTTTGCAGGGCGCCGACAG CGATCCGACGGAGGGCTGCTTCAACTACCCATTGGTGGAGAAGTTCCTGACGACCAAGCGTTTCTCTCACGTGCTGCTGACCCGCTACCTGCTGTGCCGAGGTCTGACGTTGGTCACGTTGCTGTGCGCTTGCCTCTACCTGGGCTACTACCTGCGCTTAGCCTCACTCACCGACGACTTTGGCTGCACGCTAAGAGTGGGCTTGCTGGTCAACGACTCCACCGTCCCGGAAAAAGTGCAGTGCAAGCTCATCGCCGTGGGAGTCTTCACGCTGCTCAG CATGGTCAACTTGATCATCTTCTCTGGGCTGATCCCCTTGGTGATCTATGCCAGTCTCCGCCCCCTTCTGTGTCACCGCTACGCCCACTTCCTGGAAACCTACCAATCGTTGCCCACGGTGAGCGTCCTGCCCACCCCCACCGGCCAATGGGATGACCTCTCCCTCTATCTGCTCTTCCTGGAGGAGAACATCAGCGAGCTCAAGTCTTACAAGTATATCAAG GTGCTGGAGTTGCTGAAGAAAGGAGGAGAATGTTCCGGCGAGGACTTTGACGCCATGGGTTTGCTGCAGACACTGTGTCTCGTCAAGATGGACACCGTGGACGCCAAGAAAGCCGCGGCCAAGCCTGACCAGCTCGTCATCCACGAGGAAGAGCCGGACAAGAACAACAGCGCAAGACGCAACAAGCACGAGGATGAAGGAACGGTGGGAACCGAAATGCAAG AGTTAACGCCTTTGGTCCCTGGAAACGGCGATGTGACGGACGGCAAAACAAACAGCGGAGGCGGGGCTCTGCGGCAGCGGGCCATGTGA
- the LOC133155297 gene encoding pannexin-1-like isoform X1 encodes MAIAHVATEYVFSDFLLKDPNQARYRSVRTELAVDKMVTCVAVGLPLLLISLAFAQEVSVGTQISCFAPSNFSWRQAAYVDSYCWASVHTHTLPLWLHKFFPYILLLVAMVTYSPALFWRFWSAPLLQSDLGFIMEELDRCYNRAVTLAKRMTTDALQGADSCSDPTEGCFNYPLVEKFLTTKRFSHVLLTRYLLCRGLTLVTLLCACLYLGYYLRLASLTDDFGCTLRVGLLVNDSTVPEKVQCKLIAVGVFTLLSMVNLIIFSGLIPLVIYASLRPLLCHRYAHFLETYQSLPTVSVLPTPTGQWDDLSLYLLFLEENISELKSYKYIKVLELLKKGGECSGEDFDAMGLLQTLCLVKMDTVDAKKAAAKPDQLVIHEEEPDKNNSARRNKHEDEGTVGTEMQELTPLVPGNGDVTDGKTNSGGGALRQRAM; translated from the exons ATGGCCATCGCCCACGTAGCCACCGAGTACGTGTTCAGCGACTTTCTCCTGAAGGATCCCAACCAGGCTCGATACCGCAGCGTACGCACCGAGTTAGCGGTGGACAAGATGGTGACCTGCGTGGCCGTGggtcttcctctcctcctcatCTCTCTGGCCTTCGCGCAGGAAGTATCCGTCG GGACTCAGATTAGCTGCTTCGCTCCCAGCAACTTTTCATGGAGACAGGCGGCGTACGTCGATTCGTACTGCTGGGCGtccgtgcacacgcacacgctgcCTCTGTGGTTGCACAAG TTCTTCCCGTACATCCTGCTGCTGGTGGCCATGGTGACTTACAGTCCGGCATTGTTCTGGAGGTTCTGGTCGGCGCCGTTGCTCCAGTCGGACCTTGGCTTCATCATGGAGGAGCTGGACCGATGTTACAACCGAGCCGTCACGCTCGCCAAGCGAATGACCACCGACGCTTTGCAGGGCGCCGACAG TTGCAGCGATCCGACGGAGGGCTGCTTCAACTACCCATTGGTGGAGAAGTTCCTGACGACCAAGCGTTTCTCTCACGTGCTGCTGACCCGCTACCTGCTGTGCCGAGGTCTGACGTTGGTCACGTTGCTGTGCGCTTGCCTCTACCTGGGCTACTACCTGCGCTTAGCCTCACTCACCGACGACTTTGGCTGCACGCTAAGAGTGGGCTTGCTGGTCAACGACTCCACCGTCCCGGAAAAAGTGCAGTGCAAGCTCATCGCCGTGGGAGTCTTCACGCTGCTCAG CATGGTCAACTTGATCATCTTCTCTGGGCTGATCCCCTTGGTGATCTATGCCAGTCTCCGCCCCCTTCTGTGTCACCGCTACGCCCACTTCCTGGAAACCTACCAATCGTTGCCCACGGTGAGCGTCCTGCCCACCCCCACCGGCCAATGGGATGACCTCTCCCTCTATCTGCTCTTCCTGGAGGAGAACATCAGCGAGCTCAAGTCTTACAAGTATATCAAG GTGCTGGAGTTGCTGAAGAAAGGAGGAGAATGTTCCGGCGAGGACTTTGACGCCATGGGTTTGCTGCAGACACTGTGTCTCGTCAAGATGGACACCGTGGACGCCAAGAAAGCCGCGGCCAAGCCTGACCAGCTCGTCATCCACGAGGAAGAGCCGGACAAGAACAACAGCGCAAGACGCAACAAGCACGAGGATGAAGGAACGGTGGGAACCGAAATGCAAG AGTTAACGCCTTTGGTCCCTGGAAACGGCGATGTGACGGACGGCAAAACAAACAGCGGAGGCGGGGCTCTGCGGCAGCGGGCCATGTGA
- the LOC133155836 gene encoding fibroblast growth factor 12-like isoform X6, which produces MDPSNGQMSPYCGLCEKKSEEVHQDEGNVVKESCKPKPQLKGIVTRLFSEQGFFLQMQPDGTISGNKDENSDNTLFNLIPVGLRVVAMQGVKAGLYMAMNAEGFLYTSDIFTAECKFKESVFENYYVIYSSTLYRQHESGRAWFLGLNKEGVIMKGNRVKKTKPCSHFVPRPIEVCMYKEPSLHELEEKLLKSSRSPTINGDEQGRSPQRAMAGQDGQREDDDDEDFTEREGS; this is translated from the exons ATGGACCCATCAAAT GGCCAAATGAGTCCGTACTGCGGTCTCTGCGAAAAGAAGAGCGAGGAGGTGCACCAGGATGAGGGCAACGTCGTCAAAGAGAGCTGCAAGCCCA AGCCGCAACTGAAGGGCATCGTGACGCGTCTCTTCAGCGAGCAGGGCTTCTTCCTGCAGATGCAACCCGATGGAACCATCAGCGGGAACAAGGATGAGAACAGCGACAACA CTCTCTTCAACTTGATCCCGGTCGGTCTACGGGTGGTGGCCATGCAAGGCGTCAAGGCGGGACTCTACATGGCCATGAACGCAGAGGGCTTCCTTTACACGTCG GATATCTTCACGGCCGAGTGCAAGTTCAAAGAGTCGGTGTTTGAGAACTACTACGTCATCTACTCGTCCACGCTGTACCGGCAGCACGAGTCGGGCCGGGCCTGGTTCCTGGGCCTTAACAAGGAGGGCGTCATCATGAAAGGCAACCGTGTCAAGAAAACCAAACCCTGCTCGCACTTTGTGCCCAGACCCATCGAAG TGTGCATGTACAAGGAGCCGTCACTGCACgagctggaggagaagctgctcAAGTCCTCGCGGAGTCCCACCATTAACGGCGACGAGCAAGGCCGGAGTCCCCAGAGAGCCATGGCGGGTCAAGACGGGCAGCgggaagacgacgacgacgaggactTCACAGAGCGGGAGGGCTCGTAG
- the LOC133155836 gene encoding fibroblast growth factor 12-like isoform X8, which produces MESKEKAPAEPQLKGIVTRLFSEQGFFLQMQPDGTISGNKDENSDNTLFNLIPVGLRVVAMQGVKAGLYMAMNAEGFLYTSDIFTAECKFKESVFENYYVIYSSTLYRQHESGRAWFLGLNKEGVIMKGNRVKKTKPCSHFVPRPIEVCMYKEPSLHELEEKLLKSSRSPTINGDEQGRSPQRAMAGQDGQREDDDDEDFTEREGS; this is translated from the exons ATGGAAAGCAAAGAAAAGGCACCGGCAG AGCCGCAACTGAAGGGCATCGTGACGCGTCTCTTCAGCGAGCAGGGCTTCTTCCTGCAGATGCAACCCGATGGAACCATCAGCGGGAACAAGGATGAGAACAGCGACAACA CTCTCTTCAACTTGATCCCGGTCGGTCTACGGGTGGTGGCCATGCAAGGCGTCAAGGCGGGACTCTACATGGCCATGAACGCAGAGGGCTTCCTTTACACGTCG GATATCTTCACGGCCGAGTGCAAGTTCAAAGAGTCGGTGTTTGAGAACTACTACGTCATCTACTCGTCCACGCTGTACCGGCAGCACGAGTCGGGCCGGGCCTGGTTCCTGGGCCTTAACAAGGAGGGCGTCATCATGAAAGGCAACCGTGTCAAGAAAACCAAACCCTGCTCGCACTTTGTGCCCAGACCCATCGAAG TGTGCATGTACAAGGAGCCGTCACTGCACgagctggaggagaagctgctcAAGTCCTCGCGGAGTCCCACCATTAACGGCGACGAGCAAGGCCGGAGTCCCCAGAGAGCCATGGCGGGTCAAGACGGGCAGCgggaagacgacgacgacgaggactTCACAGAGCGGGAGGGCTCGTAG
- the LOC133155836 gene encoding fibroblast growth factor 12-like isoform X4 — translation MDPSNGQMSPYCGLCEKKSEEVHQDEGNVVKESCKPSESSRRSQPQLKGIVTRLFSEQGFFLQMQPDGTISGNKDENSDNTLFNLIPVGLRVVAMQGVKAGLYMAMNAEGFLYTSDIFTAECKFKESVFENYYVIYSSTLYRQHESGRAWFLGLNKEGVIMKGNRVKKTKPCSHFVPRPIEVCMYKEPSLHELEEKLLKSSRSPTINGDEQGRSPQRAMAGQDGQREDDDDEDFTEREGS, via the exons ATGGACCCATCAAAT GGCCAAATGAGTCCGTACTGCGGTCTCTGCGAAAAGAAGAGCGAGGAGGTGCACCAGGATGAGGGCAACGTCGTCAAAGAGAGCTGCAAGCCCAGTGAGTCGTCACGACGATCAC AGCCGCAACTGAAGGGCATCGTGACGCGTCTCTTCAGCGAGCAGGGCTTCTTCCTGCAGATGCAACCCGATGGAACCATCAGCGGGAACAAGGATGAGAACAGCGACAACA CTCTCTTCAACTTGATCCCGGTCGGTCTACGGGTGGTGGCCATGCAAGGCGTCAAGGCGGGACTCTACATGGCCATGAACGCAGAGGGCTTCCTTTACACGTCG GATATCTTCACGGCCGAGTGCAAGTTCAAAGAGTCGGTGTTTGAGAACTACTACGTCATCTACTCGTCCACGCTGTACCGGCAGCACGAGTCGGGCCGGGCCTGGTTCCTGGGCCTTAACAAGGAGGGCGTCATCATGAAAGGCAACCGTGTCAAGAAAACCAAACCCTGCTCGCACTTTGTGCCCAGACCCATCGAAG TGTGCATGTACAAGGAGCCGTCACTGCACgagctggaggagaagctgctcAAGTCCTCGCGGAGTCCCACCATTAACGGCGACGAGCAAGGCCGGAGTCCCCAGAGAGCCATGGCGGGTCAAGACGGGCAGCgggaagacgacgacgacgaggactTCACAGAGCGGGAGGGCTCGTAG
- the LOC133155836 gene encoding fibroblast growth factor 12-like isoform X2, translated as MDPSNGQMSPYCGLCEKKSEEVHQDEGNVVKESCKPSESSRRSRQSHPSKPQLKGIVTRLFSEQGFFLQMQPDGTISGNKDENSDNTLFNLIPVGLRVVAMQGVKAGLYMAMNAEGFLYTSDIFTAECKFKESVFENYYVIYSSTLYRQHESGRAWFLGLNKEGVIMKGNRVKKTKPCSHFVPRPIEVCMYKEPSLHELEEKLLKSSRSPTINGDEQGRSPQRAMAGQDGQREDDDDEDFTEREGS; from the exons ATGGACCCATCAAAT GGCCAAATGAGTCCGTACTGCGGTCTCTGCGAAAAGAAGAGCGAGGAGGTGCACCAGGATGAGGGCAACGTCGTCAAAGAGAGCTGCAAGCCCAGTGAGTCGTCACGACGATCACGTCAGTCACATCCGTCAA AGCCGCAACTGAAGGGCATCGTGACGCGTCTCTTCAGCGAGCAGGGCTTCTTCCTGCAGATGCAACCCGATGGAACCATCAGCGGGAACAAGGATGAGAACAGCGACAACA CTCTCTTCAACTTGATCCCGGTCGGTCTACGGGTGGTGGCCATGCAAGGCGTCAAGGCGGGACTCTACATGGCCATGAACGCAGAGGGCTTCCTTTACACGTCG GATATCTTCACGGCCGAGTGCAAGTTCAAAGAGTCGGTGTTTGAGAACTACTACGTCATCTACTCGTCCACGCTGTACCGGCAGCACGAGTCGGGCCGGGCCTGGTTCCTGGGCCTTAACAAGGAGGGCGTCATCATGAAAGGCAACCGTGTCAAGAAAACCAAACCCTGCTCGCACTTTGTGCCCAGACCCATCGAAG TGTGCATGTACAAGGAGCCGTCACTGCACgagctggaggagaagctgctcAAGTCCTCGCGGAGTCCCACCATTAACGGCGACGAGCAAGGCCGGAGTCCCCAGAGAGCCATGGCGGGTCAAGACGGGCAGCgggaagacgacgacgacgaggactTCACAGAGCGGGAGGGCTCGTAG
- the LOC133155836 gene encoding fibroblast growth factor 12-like isoform X1, with product MDPSNGQMSPYCGLCEKKSEEVHQDEGNVVKESCKPSESSRRSRQSHPSSQLEPQLKGIVTRLFSEQGFFLQMQPDGTISGNKDENSDNTLFNLIPVGLRVVAMQGVKAGLYMAMNAEGFLYTSDIFTAECKFKESVFENYYVIYSSTLYRQHESGRAWFLGLNKEGVIMKGNRVKKTKPCSHFVPRPIEVCMYKEPSLHELEEKLLKSSRSPTINGDEQGRSPQRAMAGQDGQREDDDDEDFTEREGS from the exons ATGGACCCATCAAAT GGCCAAATGAGTCCGTACTGCGGTCTCTGCGAAAAGAAGAGCGAGGAGGTGCACCAGGATGAGGGCAACGTCGTCAAAGAGAGCTGCAAGCCCAGTGAGTCGTCACGACGATCACGTCAGTCACATCCGTCAAGTCAGTTGG AGCCGCAACTGAAGGGCATCGTGACGCGTCTCTTCAGCGAGCAGGGCTTCTTCCTGCAGATGCAACCCGATGGAACCATCAGCGGGAACAAGGATGAGAACAGCGACAACA CTCTCTTCAACTTGATCCCGGTCGGTCTACGGGTGGTGGCCATGCAAGGCGTCAAGGCGGGACTCTACATGGCCATGAACGCAGAGGGCTTCCTTTACACGTCG GATATCTTCACGGCCGAGTGCAAGTTCAAAGAGTCGGTGTTTGAGAACTACTACGTCATCTACTCGTCCACGCTGTACCGGCAGCACGAGTCGGGCCGGGCCTGGTTCCTGGGCCTTAACAAGGAGGGCGTCATCATGAAAGGCAACCGTGTCAAGAAAACCAAACCCTGCTCGCACTTTGTGCCCAGACCCATCGAAG TGTGCATGTACAAGGAGCCGTCACTGCACgagctggaggagaagctgctcAAGTCCTCGCGGAGTCCCACCATTAACGGCGACGAGCAAGGCCGGAGTCCCCAGAGAGCCATGGCGGGTCAAGACGGGCAGCgggaagacgacgacgacgaggactTCACAGAGCGGGAGGGCTCGTAG
- the LOC133155836 gene encoding fibroblast growth factor 12-like isoform X5, with the protein MSPYCGLCEKKSEEVHQDEGNVVKESCKPSESSRRSRQSHPSKPQLKGIVTRLFSEQGFFLQMQPDGTISGNKDENSDNTLFNLIPVGLRVVAMQGVKAGLYMAMNAEGFLYTSDIFTAECKFKESVFENYYVIYSSTLYRQHESGRAWFLGLNKEGVIMKGNRVKKTKPCSHFVPRPIEVCMYKEPSLHELEEKLLKSSRSPTINGDEQGRSPQRAMAGQDGQREDDDDEDFTEREGS; encoded by the exons ATGAGTCCGTACTGCGGTCTCTGCGAAAAGAAGAGCGAGGAGGTGCACCAGGATGAGGGCAACGTCGTCAAAGAGAGCTGCAAGCCCAGTGAGTCGTCACGACGATCACGTCAGTCACATCCGTCAA AGCCGCAACTGAAGGGCATCGTGACGCGTCTCTTCAGCGAGCAGGGCTTCTTCCTGCAGATGCAACCCGATGGAACCATCAGCGGGAACAAGGATGAGAACAGCGACAACA CTCTCTTCAACTTGATCCCGGTCGGTCTACGGGTGGTGGCCATGCAAGGCGTCAAGGCGGGACTCTACATGGCCATGAACGCAGAGGGCTTCCTTTACACGTCG GATATCTTCACGGCCGAGTGCAAGTTCAAAGAGTCGGTGTTTGAGAACTACTACGTCATCTACTCGTCCACGCTGTACCGGCAGCACGAGTCGGGCCGGGCCTGGTTCCTGGGCCTTAACAAGGAGGGCGTCATCATGAAAGGCAACCGTGTCAAGAAAACCAAACCCTGCTCGCACTTTGTGCCCAGACCCATCGAAG TGTGCATGTACAAGGAGCCGTCACTGCACgagctggaggagaagctgctcAAGTCCTCGCGGAGTCCCACCATTAACGGCGACGAGCAAGGCCGGAGTCCCCAGAGAGCCATGGCGGGTCAAGACGGGCAGCgggaagacgacgacgacgaggactTCACAGAGCGGGAGGGCTCGTAG
- the LOC133155836 gene encoding fibroblast growth factor 12-like isoform X3, protein MSPYCGLCEKKSEEVHQDEGNVVKESCKPSESSRRSRQSHPSSQLEPQLKGIVTRLFSEQGFFLQMQPDGTISGNKDENSDNTLFNLIPVGLRVVAMQGVKAGLYMAMNAEGFLYTSDIFTAECKFKESVFENYYVIYSSTLYRQHESGRAWFLGLNKEGVIMKGNRVKKTKPCSHFVPRPIEVCMYKEPSLHELEEKLLKSSRSPTINGDEQGRSPQRAMAGQDGQREDDDDEDFTEREGS, encoded by the exons ATGAGTCCGTACTGCGGTCTCTGCGAAAAGAAGAGCGAGGAGGTGCACCAGGATGAGGGCAACGTCGTCAAAGAGAGCTGCAAGCCCAGTGAGTCGTCACGACGATCACGTCAGTCACATCCGTCAAGTCAGTTGG AGCCGCAACTGAAGGGCATCGTGACGCGTCTCTTCAGCGAGCAGGGCTTCTTCCTGCAGATGCAACCCGATGGAACCATCAGCGGGAACAAGGATGAGAACAGCGACAACA CTCTCTTCAACTTGATCCCGGTCGGTCTACGGGTGGTGGCCATGCAAGGCGTCAAGGCGGGACTCTACATGGCCATGAACGCAGAGGGCTTCCTTTACACGTCG GATATCTTCACGGCCGAGTGCAAGTTCAAAGAGTCGGTGTTTGAGAACTACTACGTCATCTACTCGTCCACGCTGTACCGGCAGCACGAGTCGGGCCGGGCCTGGTTCCTGGGCCTTAACAAGGAGGGCGTCATCATGAAAGGCAACCGTGTCAAGAAAACCAAACCCTGCTCGCACTTTGTGCCCAGACCCATCGAAG TGTGCATGTACAAGGAGCCGTCACTGCACgagctggaggagaagctgctcAAGTCCTCGCGGAGTCCCACCATTAACGGCGACGAGCAAGGCCGGAGTCCCCAGAGAGCCATGGCGGGTCAAGACGGGCAGCgggaagacgacgacgacgaggactTCACAGAGCGGGAGGGCTCGTAG
- the LOC133155836 gene encoding fibroblast growth factor 12-like isoform X9: protein MAAAIASSLIRQKRQARESNSEKVTSNKRRSSPTKEPRGFRHIFSVFSKVRFCSSGGKKKPVRRKPEPQLKGIVTRLFSEQGFFLQMQPDGTISGNKDENSDNTLFNLIPVGLRVVAMQGVKAGLYMAMNAEGFLYTSDIFTAECKFKESVFENYYVIYSSTLYRQHESGRAWFLGLNKEGVIMKGNRVKKTKPCSHFVPRPIEVCMYKEPSLHELEEKLLKSSRSPTINGDEQGRSPQRAMAGQDGQREDDDDEDFTEREGS, encoded by the exons ATGGCGGCGGCCATCGCCAGCTCCCTGATCCGACAGAAGCGTCAGGCCCGCGAGTCCAACAGCGAGAAGGTCACCAGCAACAAGAGGCGCTCCAGTCCCACCAAAGAGCCCCGAGGCTTCAGGCACATCTTTAGCGTCTTTAGCAAAGTCCGCTTCTGCAGCAGCGGTGGCAAGAAGAAACCGGTGCGACGGAAACCAG AGCCGCAACTGAAGGGCATCGTGACGCGTCTCTTCAGCGAGCAGGGCTTCTTCCTGCAGATGCAACCCGATGGAACCATCAGCGGGAACAAGGATGAGAACAGCGACAACA CTCTCTTCAACTTGATCCCGGTCGGTCTACGGGTGGTGGCCATGCAAGGCGTCAAGGCGGGACTCTACATGGCCATGAACGCAGAGGGCTTCCTTTACACGTCG GATATCTTCACGGCCGAGTGCAAGTTCAAAGAGTCGGTGTTTGAGAACTACTACGTCATCTACTCGTCCACGCTGTACCGGCAGCACGAGTCGGGCCGGGCCTGGTTCCTGGGCCTTAACAAGGAGGGCGTCATCATGAAAGGCAACCGTGTCAAGAAAACCAAACCCTGCTCGCACTTTGTGCCCAGACCCATCGAAG TGTGCATGTACAAGGAGCCGTCACTGCACgagctggaggagaagctgctcAAGTCCTCGCGGAGTCCCACCATTAACGGCGACGAGCAAGGCCGGAGTCCCCAGAGAGCCATGGCGGGTCAAGACGGGCAGCgggaagacgacgacgacgaggactTCACAGAGCGGGAGGGCTCGTAG
- the LOC133155836 gene encoding fibroblast growth factor 12-like isoform X7, giving the protein MSPYCGLCEKKSEEVHQDEGNVVKESCKPKPQLKGIVTRLFSEQGFFLQMQPDGTISGNKDENSDNTLFNLIPVGLRVVAMQGVKAGLYMAMNAEGFLYTSDIFTAECKFKESVFENYYVIYSSTLYRQHESGRAWFLGLNKEGVIMKGNRVKKTKPCSHFVPRPIEVCMYKEPSLHELEEKLLKSSRSPTINGDEQGRSPQRAMAGQDGQREDDDDEDFTEREGS; this is encoded by the exons ATGAGTCCGTACTGCGGTCTCTGCGAAAAGAAGAGCGAGGAGGTGCACCAGGATGAGGGCAACGTCGTCAAAGAGAGCTGCAAGCCCA AGCCGCAACTGAAGGGCATCGTGACGCGTCTCTTCAGCGAGCAGGGCTTCTTCCTGCAGATGCAACCCGATGGAACCATCAGCGGGAACAAGGATGAGAACAGCGACAACA CTCTCTTCAACTTGATCCCGGTCGGTCTACGGGTGGTGGCCATGCAAGGCGTCAAGGCGGGACTCTACATGGCCATGAACGCAGAGGGCTTCCTTTACACGTCG GATATCTTCACGGCCGAGTGCAAGTTCAAAGAGTCGGTGTTTGAGAACTACTACGTCATCTACTCGTCCACGCTGTACCGGCAGCACGAGTCGGGCCGGGCCTGGTTCCTGGGCCTTAACAAGGAGGGCGTCATCATGAAAGGCAACCGTGTCAAGAAAACCAAACCCTGCTCGCACTTTGTGCCCAGACCCATCGAAG TGTGCATGTACAAGGAGCCGTCACTGCACgagctggaggagaagctgctcAAGTCCTCGCGGAGTCCCACCATTAACGGCGACGAGCAAGGCCGGAGTCCCCAGAGAGCCATGGCGGGTCAAGACGGGCAGCgggaagacgacgacgacgaggactTCACAGAGCGGGAGGGCTCGTAG